In Methanomassiliicoccus sp., one DNA window encodes the following:
- a CDS encoding glycosyltransferase, producing MLVSVTIPTLNSANTLRVALESVRDQSYQDIEITVVDSFSKDGTADIAREFTDDVIQYQGKVLGARKEGFQARPGDFHLLMDSDQVLERTTIERCVQLADRYDMLCLEERSYAPTSWLERLFDADRYLLHKNMESYIDAISGVMCPRFYRSDILGKAFANILPECMSDIHAYEDAIIFYEASKYSNRIGLVKEGIWHREPKDLRELWKKNYKYGMDVRRMHDTDCYQELVGSKEHFRRFDPQEPMRSLKANLLLVLKGVPYKLGYAFGRPKR from the coding sequence ATGTTGGTCAGCGTAACCATTCCAACACTGAACTCCGCCAATACATTGCGGGTTGCACTGGAATCAGTACGTGACCAGTCTTATCAAGATATAGAGATAACCGTCGTCGACAGTTTTTCGAAGGATGGAACGGCCGATATAGCCAGGGAGTTCACGGATGATGTCATTCAGTACCAGGGCAAGGTCCTGGGGGCGAGGAAAGAAGGTTTCCAGGCCCGTCCTGGTGATTTTCACCTCCTGATGGACTCCGATCAGGTCCTAGAACGGACCACCATCGAGCGATGCGTCCAGTTGGCGGACAGGTACGACATGCTGTGCCTTGAGGAGAGATCATATGCTCCCACTTCCTGGCTGGAACGCCTGTTCGATGCGGACCGTTACCTTCTGCATAAGAACATGGAATCTTACATCGATGCCATCAGCGGAGTGATGTGCCCTCGCTTCTACCGCAGCGATATCTTGGGCAAGGCCTTCGCCAACATCCTACCGGAGTGCATGTCAGATATACATGCCTATGAGGACGCGATAATTTTCTACGAGGCCTCAAAGTACTCCAACCGCATCGGTCTGGTCAAGGAAGGTATCTGGCATCGTGAACCTAAGGACCTGAGGGAGCTGTGGAAGAAGAACTACAAGTACGGCATGGATGTTCGCCGGATGCACGATACGGACTGCTACCAGGAACTGGTGGGCTCGAAGGAACATTTTCGCCGGTTCGATCCTCAGGAACCTATGAGGTCCCTTAAGGCGAATCTGCTGTTGGTACTGAAAGGTGTCCCGTACAAGCTAGGTTATGCCTTCGGTCGTCCTAAGAGATAG
- a CDS encoding glycosyltransferase, which yields MASVSVGVCAYNEEKNILSSLRSLMGQREEGFSLKDIVVVSSGSTDRTDDMVLEVSRSDERIRLLRQERREGKNSAVNLFLSQAQGDVCVLVNADNTLEPDSLTKLLAPFSDLTVGMAGGRPVPTNDKGTVSGFAVHMLWDMHHRLSLLYPKVGELVAFRNLGITLPTTMQSDEDIMRMELEKKGLRTVYVPEAIVHNKGPTTVRDFLKQRTRVNIGEQYMKRIYDYDIPTWNPRWLFQSYLGFLRDNSRELPRTIAAMSLEAYARIYAMLYVKMDRGDKAVWSQVSSTKDVGK from the coding sequence ATGGCATCGGTCTCCGTCGGGGTTTGCGCGTACAATGAGGAGAAGAACATCCTAAGCTCCCTTCGTTCGCTCATGGGGCAGAGGGAGGAAGGCTTCTCCTTGAAGGACATCGTCGTCGTGTCCAGCGGCAGCACCGATCGCACTGATGATATGGTCTTAGAGGTCAGCCGGTCCGATGAGCGCATCCGGCTGCTGAGGCAGGAAAGGAGGGAGGGCAAGAACTCTGCCGTCAATCTCTTCCTCTCCCAGGCTCAAGGGGACGTTTGTGTCCTGGTGAACGCTGACAACACTCTGGAGCCGGACTCCCTAACCAAACTCCTCGCGCCTTTCAGCGACCTCACCGTGGGGATGGCTGGTGGAAGGCCAGTACCCACCAATGACAAGGGCACGGTGTCAGGGTTCGCCGTCCACATGCTCTGGGACATGCACCACCGCCTTTCGCTTCTGTATCCCAAGGTCGGCGAGCTGGTGGCCTTCCGGAATCTGGGCATCACCCTGCCGACGACGATGCAGTCAGATGAGGACATCATGCGGATGGAGCTGGAGAAGAAGGGGCTGCGGACGGTGTACGTACCCGAGGCCATCGTGCATAACAAGGGCCCCACGACCGTCCGCGACTTCCTCAAGCAGCGGACCAGGGTGAACATCGGGGAGCAGTACATGAAGCGCATCTACGACTATGATATTCCCACTTGGAACCCCAGGTGGCTTTTCCAGTCTTACTTGGGCTTCCTCAGGGACAACAGCCGGGAGCTCCCGCGGACCATTGCCGCAATGAGCCTGGAGGCCTATGCCCGGATCTATGCCATGCTGTACGTGAAGATGGACCGTGGTGACAAGGCGGTGTGGAGCCAGGTCAGCTCAACCAAGGACGTGGGGAAGTGA
- a CDS encoding GHMP kinase, producing the protein MRISFAGGGTDVPPFCDERGGAVLNSTIDRFAYCTISPRDDREITIRSLDYGVVEKWRANGDMFTYDGNLDLIKAVLNHFEVSRGFDMFLHCEAPPGSGLGSSSTVIVSIIGAMAEWLNEPLSQYDIANLAYVLERKELGLAGGKQDQYAAVFGGFNFMEFNGQQNIVTPLRVKTDILNELHYQLLLGNTGKTRASSNIIQSQTAGYVGRDEQVVDALENTKRLARETKDALLRGNIRLIGELLNESWEYKKRFTSKISNDRLDMIYETALTNGAVGGKISGAGGGGFMFFICEYDRKHTVANELAKMGVDIVNYNFDKYGLQTWRYCDEHADRE; encoded by the coding sequence TTGCGGATCAGCTTCGCTGGTGGGGGGACCGATGTTCCACCTTTCTGTGACGAGCGTGGCGGTGCGGTCCTAAATTCCACTATCGATCGCTTCGCGTACTGCACCATCTCCCCGCGGGACGATCGGGAGATAACCATCCGGTCACTGGACTACGGTGTGGTGGAGAAGTGGCGTGCCAACGGCGATATGTTCACCTATGATGGCAACCTCGACCTCATAAAGGCGGTTCTGAACCACTTCGAGGTATCACGGGGCTTCGATATGTTCCTGCACTGCGAGGCGCCTCCAGGGTCCGGCCTGGGTTCCTCCTCAACCGTCATCGTATCAATAATCGGAGCTATGGCGGAGTGGCTGAACGAGCCCCTGTCCCAGTACGACATCGCCAACCTCGCCTACGTGCTGGAGCGCAAGGAGCTGGGATTGGCGGGAGGAAAGCAGGACCAGTATGCGGCAGTGTTCGGGGGCTTCAACTTCATGGAGTTCAATGGCCAGCAGAACATCGTCACTCCTTTGCGGGTCAAGACCGACATCCTGAACGAGCTGCACTACCAGCTGCTCCTGGGCAACACCGGGAAGACCCGTGCATCCTCCAACATCATCCAGAGCCAGACCGCCGGGTACGTTGGAAGGGACGAGCAGGTGGTGGACGCATTGGAGAACACCAAGCGCCTTGCACGGGAGACCAAGGACGCTCTATTAAGAGGGAACATTCGGCTCATCGGAGAGCTGCTCAACGAGTCCTGGGAGTACAAGAAGCGCTTCACCTCTAAAATATCCAACGACCGTCTGGACATGATATACGAGACCGCGCTGACCAACGGGGCCGTGGGAGGGAAGATCTCTGGAGCGGGAGGAGGAGGGTTCATGTTCTTCATATGTGAGTACGACCGCAAGCACACCGTGGCCAACGAGCTAGCAAAGATGGGTGTGGATATCGTCAATTACAACTTCGACAAGTACGGTTTGCAGACCTGGAGATATTGCGATGAGCATGCTGATCGAGAATGA
- a CDS encoding amino acid ABC transporter substrate-binding protein codes for MMIALAAIIVAVALIAVAFAGGVFDAKEQTALEKIKSQGKIVMATEATFIPFESYDPLNGTYLGFDIDLANKIAENVSTELGVPITLEVRDVVFSTIPASLASKQYDMSLSGMTITDERNQTVLFSTPYYMAEAGFGMLVQNGTNTLNTVDDLVNATSIVVNTGTTSELWIKETYTDTGIIPASKVKSLPTIAGCVQDVTIGASQVFIIDKPTAEEYAGQSDGALKVSGVIPSYEPYGVALNKESTDLKAIIDDVINTMIANGEMEQLRIKWGLN; via the coding sequence ATGATGATAGCCCTTGCGGCCATCATTGTGGCCGTGGCGCTTATCGCTGTGGCTTTTGCTGGTGGTGTCTTTGACGCCAAAGAGCAAACGGCCTTGGAGAAGATAAAATCTCAGGGTAAGATCGTCATGGCCACCGAGGCCACGTTCATCCCCTTCGAATCCTATGACCCCTTGAACGGAACCTACCTGGGATTCGACATTGACCTTGCGAACAAGATCGCTGAGAATGTGTCTACTGAGCTTGGCGTGCCGATCACCCTTGAGGTACGTGATGTGGTCTTCAGCACAATACCTGCCAGCTTGGCCAGCAAGCAATATGACATGAGCCTATCGGGCATGACGATCACTGATGAGAGGAACCAGACCGTCTTGTTCAGCACTCCGTACTATATGGCCGAGGCAGGCTTTGGCATGCTTGTCCAGAATGGTACCAACACTCTCAACACAGTGGACGACCTGGTGAACGCAACCAGTATTGTTGTGAACACTGGAACGACCTCTGAACTATGGATCAAGGAAACATATACTGACACTGGCATTATTCCGGCCAGCAAGGTGAAGAGCCTGCCGACGATCGCAGGCTGTGTTCAGGACGTCACCATAGGCGCGTCTCAGGTGTTCATCATCGATAAGCCAACAGCAGAGGAGTATGCTGGGCAATCTGACGGAGCCCTCAAGGTTTCCGGGGTCATTCCCAGCTACGAGCCCTATGGTGTGGCTCTCAACAAGGAGTCCACCGACCTGAAGGCCATAATCGATGATGTCATCAACACCATGATCGCCAACGGGGAGATGGAGCAGCTGCGGATAAAGTGGGGTCTGAATTAA
- a CDS encoding amino acid ABC transporter permease translates to MLQQPVNNNYIGGGGTFGWIDAAQTTVFISIISIVVGFSIGIVVGLARISRNIIINGIATVYVEILRGTPLLIQIFFIYYSLTPLMGLGGGLESATISAILALSINSGAYQAEIIRGGIQSIPRGQLEAARSSGMTYLQAMRHVILPQAFRLIIPPMTNEYVTVIKDSSLAYAIGVMEITWFSTRVVVWDFEPITTYLFVALIYFTLTTFTSNIMRFVEQRFRIPGYMVGE, encoded by the coding sequence ATGCTCCAGCAACCCGTGAATAATAACTACATCGGTGGAGGTGGCACCTTCGGATGGATCGATGCCGCTCAGACCACCGTCTTCATCAGCATAATTTCCATAGTGGTCGGGTTCAGCATAGGTATCGTCGTTGGCCTAGCTCGCATCTCCCGTAACATCATAATCAATGGGATCGCGACCGTTTATGTGGAGATCCTGAGAGGGACCCCTCTACTCATCCAGATATTCTTTATCTATTATTCTTTAACACCATTGATGGGTCTGGGTGGAGGTTTGGAGTCCGCTACGATATCTGCTATCCTCGCTCTCAGCATCAATAGCGGAGCATATCAAGCGGAGATCATAAGGGGTGGGATCCAATCGATCCCACGAGGACAGCTGGAAGCTGCAAGATCATCTGGCATGACCTATCTTCAAGCAATGCGTCATGTGATCTTGCCCCAGGCCTTCCGACTCATCATTCCTCCGATGACGAACGAATATGTTACGGTCATCAAGGACTCATCATTGGCCTATGCCATAGGCGTCATGGAGATCACATGGTTCAGCACAAGAGTAGTGGTATGGGATTTCGAACCCATCACAACCTATCTGTTCGTTGCTCTCATCTACTTCACCCTGACAACGTTCACATCCAATATCATGAGGTTCGTGGAGCAAAGGTTCAGAATACCCGGGTACATGGTAGGTGAGTGA
- a CDS encoding amino acid ABC transporter ATP-binding protein produces the protein MIETKDLTKSFGDNKVLKGISMKVMPKEVIAIIGASGSGKSTLLRCINRLNEPDSGDILFEGNSIIGKDIDIDMVRSQMTMVFQSFNLFMHLTARKNISLPLRQVKKLSKEEADKLAMEALEKVGLIEKADAYPGEMSGGQQQRVAIARAFAMHPKVLLFDEPTSALDPQLIGEVLEVMKKLADMGMTMVVVTHEISFAKDVADHVIFIDQGLILEEGPPKDMLINPKNERTRQFLKRVLQEENLPPLPQ, from the coding sequence GTGATCGAAACCAAAGATTTAACAAAGAGCTTTGGAGATAACAAGGTCCTGAAAGGCATATCCATGAAGGTGATGCCTAAAGAGGTCATTGCCATCATCGGAGCATCAGGTAGTGGCAAGAGCACTCTGCTCCGGTGCATAAACCGCCTCAATGAACCAGACTCGGGCGACATCCTCTTCGAGGGGAACAGCATAATCGGCAAGGACATAGACATCGATATGGTCAGGTCCCAGATGACCATGGTCTTTCAGAGCTTCAACCTCTTCATGCACCTGACCGCAAGGAAGAACATCTCCTTGCCTTTGCGACAGGTGAAAAAGCTGAGCAAGGAGGAGGCCGATAAATTGGCCATGGAAGCCCTGGAAAAGGTCGGCCTTATCGAAAAGGCGGATGCCTACCCAGGGGAGATGTCCGGCGGGCAGCAGCAGCGTGTGGCGATCGCGCGTGCATTCGCAATGCACCCCAAGGTCCTGCTGTTCGACGAGCCCACGTCTGCCCTCGATCCCCAGCTCATCGGGGAGGTACTGGAGGTCATGAAGAAGCTGGCGGACATGGGCATGACCATGGTGGTGGTCACTCATGAGATAAGCTTCGCTAAGGATGTGGCGGACCACGTCATCTTCATCGATCAAGGTCTGATCCTTGAGGAAGGCCCACCAAAAGATATGCTCATAAACCCCAAGAACGAACGTACCAGACAATTCCTTAAGAGGGTTCTGCAGGAGGAGAATCTCCCTCCCCTCCCGCAGTAA
- a CDS encoding branched-chain amino acid transaminase: MTANATKVWFDGKLLNEEKVKVSILSYGLHYGWGVYEGLRVYDTPRGREVFRLRDHMVRFLNSAKVLRLDIPYSVDQLCSAVKAVCRANGPRADYIRPLAFYGENGDLSLSALNVPTHVAIMTIHMGKYIKGGSAGASLITSSWEKPTSRSTSLTAKICGNYVNSIIAKKEALRQGADEALMLNHSGLVAEASAENVFMVRNGNIYTPGVSDGLLEGITRDSVMIIARDLGYQVEEKSITRAELLVADEVFMTGTAAEIQPVRTLDGLPIGKNVPGPITKRIQSVFSKAVKGQAEQYSHWMDLIDEMPI, translated from the coding sequence ATGACAGCGAACGCCACCAAGGTCTGGTTCGATGGAAAATTGTTAAACGAAGAAAAAGTGAAGGTCTCGATCCTGTCATACGGTCTTCATTACGGCTGGGGTGTGTACGAGGGCCTGAGGGTCTATGATACTCCCAGAGGGAGGGAGGTGTTCCGGCTTCGCGACCACATGGTCCGGTTCCTGAACTCGGCCAAGGTCCTGCGGCTGGACATTCCCTACTCCGTCGACCAGCTGTGCTCAGCCGTTAAGGCGGTGTGCCGCGCCAACGGCCCCCGGGCCGACTACATCCGTCCACTGGCCTTCTACGGCGAGAACGGTGATCTGTCATTGAGCGCCCTCAACGTCCCCACGCACGTGGCCATCATGACCATCCACATGGGCAAGTACATCAAGGGAGGCTCCGCCGGAGCATCTCTCATCACCTCGTCCTGGGAAAAGCCCACCAGCAGATCGACCTCCTTGACCGCCAAGATCTGCGGCAACTACGTGAACTCCATCATCGCCAAGAAGGAGGCCCTGCGGCAGGGCGCGGACGAAGCGCTGATGCTCAACCACAGCGGCCTGGTGGCCGAGGCGTCGGCGGAGAACGTGTTCATGGTCAGAAATGGTAATATTTACACACCCGGTGTGTCCGACGGCCTCCTAGAAGGGATAACCCGGGACTCGGTCATGATCATCGCCCGAGACCTTGGCTACCAGGTAGAGGAGAAAAGCATCACCAGGGCGGAGCTGTTGGTCGCGGACGAGGTGTTCATGACCGGCACCGCGGCGGAGATCCAGCCGGTACGGACTCTCGACGGCCTGCCCATTGGAAAGAACGTCCCCGGGCCTATCACCAAACGCATCCAGTCCGTTTTCTCCAAGGCGGTCAAGGGACAGGCGGAGCAATACTCTCACTGGATGGACCTCA